The genomic window TGTTTAGCGCATTCACAGCTTCTTACTTGTGAAAAAGTATTTCATATTTAACTGGTTGCCAATTTTCAGAAACTTTTTCTCCAATTTTATAATAAAACTTTTGGGTATACATAAAAAGGTTTTTACAAATTTCCAAGACCTAAGTAAAAACTTTCTCTTTTTTAGTAAATTTAGGGTGGGCAGGGATGCCCACCCACAAGACTTTTACTAATCTTATATATGGAAGCAGGGTTCTAAGAATAAGTTGCATATCGCGTGAGTTCACTATTCAAATATTATTAAGTTACGGTCAGATACCCTGCTGTGTCTCTCTCATTTATCTAACAAGTGACATCATATCCACATTTTGTGCATATATGACAACCTGTCATATGAATAAATATGACAGATAAAATTTGATAATTTATATACAAATCATGAGATAATATCCAAAATTTGGTCATTAAAAAAATTTCGTTAATCTTTTTGCTCATCTATGGAATATGGTATTCTCACAGCAGGAGGGGTTCTGGTAGCCGAAGCTTTTGGGGCAAAGAATATAGACCAAGCTAGGCGGATCGCTTGTCAGGAATTATGGCAAGCAGGTGTTCTGTCTTGAGAGGATGTTTTAAAAGTCCAAGAAGGTATAATTTTTACGTTATGACTGGGTTAACTCCGACAAAAAATCAAGATTTTAGCCATGTGCTGAGATTCTATGCAGTGTTAACAATCAGAGCCAAAGAGACTTTTAAAACATCCTCTTAGCCATAATGGTTCTAATTTGGTATTGGGGTTCTATTCTGCTATTATCAGCAGTGACTTTAATTGCGGATTTTGAGCTATTAATTGCCAGCAAGATTGCCAGTAGTGAGGATGCAAAAGAGGGGGTTGTGCTGTCAGAAATGAGTGGAATGGTAAATTAAGAAGTTGATGTGCTGCTCAATGCAATGTAGCGCTCCAGCTAGTTAATCTAAACACCAAAATATTGTCATAAATTATGAGCGACCTAAAACCAATTACCGAAAGTGCATTTGCAGAAACTGTAGCGATCGCCAAATTACCCAGCGAATTTGGTCAGTTCAAAATTTATGGCTACCGTAATATTCTGGACAACTCAGAAAACGTTGCGATCGTCAAGGGTGAACCGACAAAGTTCGACAACTCGGTAATGGTAAGAATACATTCAGAATGCTTAACAGGGGATGCCTTGGGTTCTCTGCGCTGTGATTGTGGAATGCAGTTGCAAACAGCACTGAAGATGATTGATAAAGCAGGTCAAGGGGTGATAATTTATTTGGCACAAGAGGGAAGAGGTATTGGTCTGTTGAATAAGGTGAAAGCCTATTCTTTGCAAGATTTGGGATTGGATACAGTCGAAGCAAATGAACGTCTGGGATTCTCTGCTGACCTCCGAGACTACAGCATGGCGGCGCAAATACTTAAGGATTTAGGGGTAAATCAAGTTCGCTTGATTACTAATAATCCTCGCAAAATTGCTCGTTTACAAAACTACGGTATTGAGGTAATCGAACGGATTCCCTTAGCGATTGAACCCAATGCCTACAATTTAAATTATTTGACGACTAAGGCAAAGAAGCTGGGGCATCTTCTAAAAGTTAAACACCGACAATCTCAAGCAATAAATGCATTGAAAATTGATGAACATTTAGAAGATATTTGGTCAGCATTACTAGAATGCAAGGAGGTCATGAAAAATGAACCTCCCCAACTTAATGAATATTGGGCTTTTTTTGGTAATGCAAAAAGTCCGTGGAGTTTCCAAAAACTTTCTGAAAAAAAGATACCCAATATTCCCGAAAGTGATTTCTTAATTATTATCGATTTTCCAAACGATTTCTGTCAAAACTTTAATTTCGCAAATCAACTATTTTCTCAAGTACAATCTGCTATCGTATTCAAAAGCGGCTCCCCTTTTAAAAGCGATATCGTGCAAGATGCCCAATGTTTTAAAGGAATGTGGAGCAGCAATGGATGGCAAACTTTTTCCTTATATATAAGGCTTTTAGTTGCTCAAAGAGAAGCTTATCTAGAAAAGCGTCCCTTTCTGATGGCTCACTTGGCACAATCTCTTGACGGCAAAATTGCAGCAGTCAATGGAAACTCTCAGTGGCTCAGTAACGAGGCTAATTTGAAACATGCCCATCGTCTGCGTGCCCTTCATGATGCTGTCATGGTAGGAGCAGTAACGGCAACACTTGACAACCCTAAGTTAACGGTTCGTTTAGTACCTGGCAAGCATCCAACTCCTGTGATTATAGAAGGTCAAAATGATTTGAGGCTTGATGATTTGCACATGATGGCGCTTCATGAAAGAGTGATTGTATTATGTCCTCAAGAAAAGCAGCATCGAGTACTACCACAAGCAGCTAAAGAAAAAATTTTGGAGCTTCCGATCGCTTCCACAAAAGATTCTCAAGAAAGACCCGTTTTAGCTCCCTCGGAAATTTTAAAGGTTTTATACGAAAATGGCATTTCTACTATTTTTTTGGAAGGTGGAGGACAAACCGTATCCTATTTCTTACAAGCTGATTGCATAGGGCTACTGCATCTCCATTTTTCTCCTTTGATTTTGGGTTCTGGACGGTCGAGTTTCACCCTTCCAGTTATAGACTCGATCGACAAAGGACTCCGCTTTAAAATGAAACACTTCGATCTCGATGGAGAAATTCTGGTGGAATTGCTCCAAGATAAGCAGTCACGCATTTAATTTGCTCGTTGAGGCTGATCAGGAAGTCAGAGAGATGAATTGTTTGTGCTTTTGCTTAAGACTACGCAATTAAAATGTACAACAGCTTTAAAGATGTCTACAAATTCTCGAGCTTATGCCTACTGGTTAGTCTCTCCTAGCCTTGGTGAAATTAGAGAAACCTCAGTCACGCCGTCTCTTAAAGATCCTCTGTTTTTGGACACGCTCTACAGTGGGATTAGTCCGGGTACAGAGCGGCTGGTAGGTCTAGCAAAAGTCCCTCAAGAGTGCTGGGAAACGATGCGCTGTTGGTATATGGAAGGCAGTTTTGCCTTACCTTTAAAGTACGGTTACAGTCTTGTTGGTCAAGCTGATGAAGGTTCCAACCAGGGGAAACGATTTTTTGTCATGCATCCCCACCAATCGAGAGTTGTCGTCGAAATTTCTGATGCTTTAGAGTTACCAGATTGGTTACCTAGCAAACGGGCGACTTTAATTCCCAACACGGAAACAGCCTTGAATGCGGTCTGGGATGCCGAAGTTAGTCAGGGCGATCGCATCCTAATTGTTGGTGCAGGCATTATCGGTATTCTCATTAGCTTTGTCCTCAGCAAAGAGTATGGTATTGGAGCAGACTTTTTAGAACAAGATAAGCAGCGAATTCAATACTTAGAACAACTACCCTGGTTGCAAAATTCCCGTTTAACAACCGACTACAAAGAAGGTGATTACAATATCGTTTTTCATACCAGTGCTTCTGCTTCTGGACTTCAAAGTGCAATTAATGCTCTAGCTTTTGAAGGTCGCTGTATCGAACTCAGTTGGTACGGAACACAATCAGTTTCCTTGCAATTAGGGGGTTCCTTTCATTACCAACGCAAACAAATTATTGCTTCTCAAGTTTCTGCGATCGCTAGACCGATGCGAAAGCTAATTGACTATCGCCAGCGCAAAGAACGGGTTTTGAGCTTGCTCGCAGATGCAGCCGTAGATATTCTTCTTGAACCTGTGATTTCTTTTAGAGACTTGCCACAATTTATGTCACAGTTATATCAGCGTCAAGTGCATCCAGTTTCGCCATTAATTGAGTATTAAAAATCATGTTTTCTGTTGCAGTAAAAGACCACATTATGATTGCCCATAGCTTCCAAGGGGAAATTTTTGGCCCCGCTCAAAAGCTACACGGAGCAACCTATATAGTTACGGCTGAATTTAAACTACCTCAGTTGGATAAAGATGGCTTAGTAATTGATATCGGTCAGGCGATCGCAATTCTCAAAGAAGTTTTAGAACCGTTAAATTACCAAAACTTGGATACTCTTGAACAATTTAAGGGGATAAATACAACGACAGAATACATGGGTTATTATATTCACCAGCAAATTAGCAAACAAGTCAGTTCTTTTTTCCAAGGCTCTCTCAAAATTACTCTGGAGGAAAGTCATATCGCTTGGGGAAGCTATGAAGCTCAGGTATGAAGCGAGCACAATCCATTTTATTCAACCTCAATTGAGTCATGTATCAGGAGGCTCGATTTACAATTTAGAAATTGTCAAACGACTAGAGCAGGAAGCCAGAGGCAAGGGATTTTTTCACGCCTTAAATAGCCCTGTTAGCGAGCTGATTGAGCGTTTCAACGCTTTGCCTTCTAGCTGCGCCTTTGTGCTTGATGGACTCTACTTGACAATTCCTGAATTCAAAGCTTCTGTTGAGAAATTTAGTCCCTATTTCCAGCGAATTTACCTGATGCTTCACTATCTGGAGTCGAGGAATATCTACTACTCAAATCAGGAAAAGGAATCCCTCTGGACTAGCGATAAACTATGGCTAAAAGCTGTGAATGGGATTATTGTTCCCAGCTTGCAAATGCGAGATTATCTCTCAAGTCAGGGCATAGAAAAAGATAAGATTACAGTAGCATTTCCAGGGATAGAAAAGGTTAAAGTGTCCCGTTTGTCTGATCCCAAGAAACTTTCTGAACAAGAACCGATAAATCTGATTACAGTAGGAACATTTTCTCAAGGCAAAGGACAACTCGATTTAGTACAAATGTTAGCCCAGATGCAGGTGAAAAATTTTCGCCTGCATTTGATTGGTGATTACGAACAGAACGCCAGTTACACAGAAGAGATTCTGGCGATAATAGAGCGATCGCAAATGCAAGATTGGATCATTTTACATGGCTACCTTCCGCAACAGGCCATGTTTGACTTGTTCCCCCAATGCGCTCTTTATCTCTCCCCATCTACCTATGAGAGTTACTCTATGGCTACCGCTGAAGCAGTTGTTCACGGACTACCCGTATTAGCTTATGCAACGGGAGCAATTGTTGACTGGATTGAGGATGGTAGCAATGGCATACTAATTGAGCCAGGTAAGCAGGAGCAGTTTTTCAAAGCACTCACAAGGCTGCTTACAGTGCGTAATGAACTCACTCAGTTACAGACAAATGCTTTGGCTCACATCGCTAACCTATCCTTTAATTCTTGGGATAAAACTTATCGGGATTTTTTACAAGCATTTAACAAGTGACAATGAATAAAAACCAAAAATTAGCTCAATGGCTAGAACATCGTATTTCCTATGATGCTAAAGCGCGTAACTTAAATGTGGAAACAAGCTGCCAAGAATATCTCAAAAGGCACAAAAAGCTCAAAATTATTGATTTTGGAGCAGGTACGGGAGCTAACTGCCGCTACTACTTTAGCAAAATTTCCCAGGAGCAGGAGTGGTTTCTAGTTGAAAAAAATGAAGAACTTTTGGAAATCGCCCTTGAAAAGCTAATCATCTGGGCGCAGGAAAATAGATATGAGTCACAATTGCAAAACTCAAGATTGGTCTTGACAAATCAAGTTCATAAAATTTCCATTCACAGAATTGTCGGCTCTATTTTGGATCTGGAAAATCTCATAGACTTAAATACTTTCGACTTAGCTGTCGCCAATGCAGTGTTCGATTTGTTTAGCGAAAAGCAGTTTCAGACACTACTCGAATGTTTAAAGAAGTACCAATTGCAGATGCTAGCTACTATTAACTATACTGGCATGAATTTTATTCCTCAAACCGAGAACGATTCGGACTTTATTAAATACTACCATCACCATATGCAGCGCCATCAAGACTTCGGCAGGGGGATGGGCCCTGAGTGCGGTTCCTTTATGTGGGAAGCAATGAAGGGTATTGGGATGAGGGTATTACTAGGAGAAAGTCCGTGGGAAATCAGTAACAGCGATCCGGTCTTTCTTGAGTTCATCTTAGGGTTTATGGAAGAATCGATTCCAGAAATTATTGAAGAAGCAACTTTACAGAATGAGTTAAATACCTGGTTGCTTGAAAAAGAACAGATAATTGCTCAAAAAAAACTTAGTTGTAACGTCACGCATCAAGATTTTTGGGGTTACTGGGATTAGCTAGACCAGTCTAGTCGCAAGGTAAGACCATCTGCAATTAGGCTGATAAGTAGATGGATATAAATAAATATAAGATAGTTCGTGATTGCGTTGGCGCAGCCTTCCCGTAGGGTACGAAGTGAAGCAATTGCAAAGACTGAGATTGCTTCACTTCACTTCGTTCCGATCGCAATGACATCTTACATTTAATTGTGTCTACTTACTTATAGCAGTCCTATCTGATTTGTGAAAGTTCGCGGTGTCCAGATCCCAGACTTCTCAAAGAAGTCGGGGATCTAACTTTTCACGAATGATTTCGGATTGCTATATTATTTCCTGAAAATAGCTGTAAGTCTTGAGTTATTCCCCGCATCAAATCTCCGTCGCCAACCAAGCACGTAAAACCTCTGCCACTGTCCACGCTTGAGCAATACATCCACGCGGAGTCATCGGAGCATCACCATCAAAAATCTCGCTGAGACTACCAAGACCGTGTACAGTGAGATGATTAGCCATTGGTTCCAAAAATTGACGAGCCTGCTCAGGGTTTTTGTAGACGCGCAGGTGTGCTAAGACGAACGGCCCCAATAACCAACCCCAAACTGTCCCCTGGTGATAAGCTCCATCACGTTGATACTGATTACCACCGTATTTACCCTGATATTGAGGATGATCGGGGGCAAGCGATCGCAGTCCATGAGAGGTCAGCAGCACTCGTCCGCAAGTTTCCACCACACTCCTTTGCTGGGCAGGTGTTAGCAGACTTTCTGGTAATGAAACAGCAAAGATTTGGTTAGGACGCAACGCCGAATCATCACCATCAGGACTGTCTAGAACGTCATAGCAATAACCTGTCTCGTCATTCCAGAAGCGAGAAAATCTATACTGAGCACGGTCTGCCATTGCCTCATATTCTTGATGTGGTTTACCAAGCTGACGGGCAAACTTTGCCATTGTCCGTAAAGCATTATACCAGAGAGCATTAACTTCAATCGGTTTGCCAATTCGGGGCGTTACTACCCAATCGTCAACCTTGGCATCCATCCAGGTAAGTTGCACACCAGCAACGCCTGCATAAAGTAAGCCATCGACTGGATCAAGGTGGATGTTGTAGCGTGTCCCGCGACAGTGCCAATTAATGATATCTGCAAGTATTGGAAAGAGTTCACCAAGCAAATTATCATCGTCCGTAGCGCTGTAGTAGGCGCGGACTGCTTCAAAGTACCAGAGAGTGGCATCAACAGTATTATATTCTGGTTGCTCACCCGCATCGGGAAAGCGATTCGGCAACATTCCTTGGTCTACGTATCTGGCAAAGGTGCGAAGAATTGAGCGTGCTACCTCTGGGCGACCAGTCGAAATTGTCAAACCAGGGAGACTAATCATTGTGTCGCGTCCCCAGTCGCCAAACCAGTGATAACCAGCGATGACGGTTTTACCGTTGGAGTCTTCTGGCACTGGGCGGTTAACAATAAACTGGTCAGCAGCTAGTACTAGATGGTTGATCCAGCTAGGTGATTCCTTAGTGTTGAGGGGTTGGTTACTATTCCAAAGTCCTGTTAGCTTCTGCTCTTGAGCGCGACGCAACTTAAGTGCAGCTTCGCCATGCAAATCTGGTTGTTTTTCTGTGCTGGCTACAAATGCGTAGGCGCAGCCCGTCGTAGACATCGCTTCTCCAGGATTCAGTGTAACTTCAAAAGTGGCAGCATGGAGATGGTCTTCTTTATCTCTCAATCCCCGATAGCGTTCAACTGCCAAGTCAAAGCCATAATACCAATTGTGGGCAACAGATGCACTACCGCCATCGCTCAACAGATACAGTGGTATAGCGCCCGAATAAGCAGTTACACAAATTCCCTGTTCCACCTGCTCAACAGACATCTGCCAACCGTTGCTTTGGGTGTCGCCGTGATAATCGCGGTAGTTGACCATTGCTTTGAGTGTTAACTTCAGCGGTTGGGTGGCACGACGCAGAGTATATTGGACATAGGTTGTGTTAGCGCCTTGTTGCATCCACACCCGTTTTTCTAATAAGGCATCAGCAACAGCAAACCGCCATACGGGTATTGTGTTTTCCAGAGAAAAACGTTCAATATGTTGATAACCGTGGGGACTGACAGTACCATCTGCCCAACGATTGGTGTGTAGAGAATAAGAGCGAGTGTCATACAGGACAGTTTCATCTAGTTTTGCCAGCAGCAAAGTGCGACTCAGAGGTGGTTTCAATGCTGCTACCAGTAGTCCGTGATAGCGGCGGGTCAATAAACCTGCCACAGTTGCAGAAGCGTAACCACCAATACCGTTAGTAACTAACCACTCCCGTGACTCTGCGGTGTCGAGATTGCCGCAGATTTCCCGCCCAAATTCTATACACATAAATCAACATTCTTCCTGGCGATCAATATCTGGATTATCGATTATGAATCCTCTACTGTGCTAAGAGTGGTATTAAGAGTTGATAATAGCGCAATTTTCTGTTAATCCCAAAGCCAGACTTTACGACACCATAGCGATCGCACTCACCCTAAATTAAACACAAGTGCGATCGCAATAATTGAAAGTGAAAAACTCAGTAGGTTATAACTCTTTTTGGGAGAAGTTTAAGTTCTTCTGGGTAAAGGGAGTAATACTCTTGTTCAGAAAGTCGTCTATAATCTTCTTGAGAATGTGACGAAAAAAAACTTTTTTTCGCTTGCTCAAAAATATCACCGCTGACTTGTACTAAAACAATTCCCTTATAAAAACCTGTAACCAGGACTCTAAAATAAATATTTGTAAAAATATTTACAGTCGAAGTCAGGTCAAATTCTTGACCAAGTTCAAGACTAAGAGAAGTGCTACCAAGCTTAAATAAAACGCAAGGCTCTTTATTTATGGCTTTAGGTGTATATGGGAGAGGTAAATCCCACATTCCGCACTTCAACTAGTAGTATAAATAAACTCCATTCAGAAAAAATATAAAATTATAATTTGGATACCTAAATAACAGTCAAAAAAAATAAATTATGCAGAAAAATGTCCAGCTTTATTATTTTAAAAGCTAGTTATATAAGAATATTTAATTTCAATTATTAGAACAATTTGTTCAATAATTTATCAGATATTTTTAAGCCAATAAATAATATTTATGGCAAAAAGTAGGAAGGAATTGTAAAATTCGACAACGTTCTTTTGTCAAATTAATAATTCGCTTAATTCCTTGCAGAATCAAAACGTGAATCCCTTGAAAACATTGAAATATCCACCGTAAAGTAGGACATTCAGTTAATTTATTTAGTTGATTTTTAACTGTGGCTTCTGGGATTTTTAAAGAGCTTCTTAGTTGTCTTTGTCCTAGATTATAAACCAAAAGACACAATCCCATTAACATCATCATTGTCTCTACTCTTTCAGGATTTTTCACAAAAAGACTATCTGCAAAAAATAAGGGGTCTTTCAGAAATCTAAATCCCCGCTCACAAGATTGCTGTTGTTTATATATTCTGAGTATTTCGGAAGCGTCTAAATCTTTCATGTCCCGAATATTAGTTGCTAAAATAAACCTTCCAGAAGAGTTTTGATTTTCCGTAATTAATTCTTGACTTTCTATCAATTTAGCACAAACTTTATAAAAGACTTTTTGCTCTTTAGTTTGATGCTGAATAATTTGTATTTCAGTGATTTGGTGATATTTGAGTTTTGATTCAATTTCTTTGATTTTAGACATTGCTGACGATGAATGGTCAAATTCCTCTTTTACTAACTTAGCTATTTGTTTTGTAACTTTGATTGATTCTGACTGAATTTTTAGAGATAACTTCTTTAAATCTGCTTTTTTCCTCTCTGGGCTTTCTACTAGTATCCATCTTTGCTCTATCCCCCCATAAGTTACTTTTTCTTCTTGATAACTATATTCTTTTTGTTCAGTTTTTTTCAATTCTACATTTGTTAATCTTTTAACTAAATTTTTCGCTTTTTTTATGGTTAACGGTACTCGACTTATCCATTTTATATTCTCCATTAACTTCAAGTTATTTTCGCTATATAACGCACTATCAGCTACCATAATACTTTCCAAATTTATTTGCTTAGAATACTCTACTAAAATTTTGCCAAAAGCTGCTTTATCTGATTCATTTCCAACTTCCCCTGCATTAACTCTTTCTCTCGGATCAGTTCCTAGCAGGTCATTGATTTTCTCTACTATTCCTATCTCATCAATAATTCCAGCTACTATTCCTAAGTGAGCCAAATTTTTAATGAATGGTTCTTCTTTTTGAGCAGTCATTTCTTTGATTTGATTTATAAAAGCTTTCTCCTAATTTTCTCACTTTTTTAGCAAAAAAATTCTTTTAATGGTTCTTCATCTTTATTTTCTGCTCCATCTCTTATCAAAATATTACGGTTTTTAAGTAGTAGTTAGTGATACATTTTAATCGGACTTCCAAAGCTAATTAAACGCGTGAATCTAAGTAGTTCTCGACAGATAATTGCTAAATATTTACGCTTTGCACTACATTTAGACTACATAATAAAATCCGAAAAATTGGTTATGTAGCGATCGCAAGCCTACCAAGACAATCTCAGTATTAATACTTAAGTAGTTAGCTGCTATTAGTAATATTCTTTGAAACATCAATGTATTGCATTTTGAAGTGCGGAATGTGGGGTAAATAAACGTCTGTCAAACTTTACTCCTTATGCTTGTCAGTAGTTCAGATGTACTAAAATGTGATATTATCACATTTTTTTACACACTATAAGCAGCGGCATAGATACCAAGTTTTGAATGTAATATCTGTAATGCAACCACAGCAATGTTTAGCATTTAAGTCAGTTATCAAGAGAAATTGCTCCCATATCCTAGCAATTACTTCTCCACAATCCGCATCGTGTGACTGTCTGGACTTTCACCAAAAAGCCATTTTTAAATCCCAATGTCTGCCCAGGAATCGTCACGACACCAGGAGAAACAAATTGATATTGGTTAATTCCTAACCTTTGGGCAAATTCCATAACTCCAGCAATAGGAGTTTCTTGATTATTCTCAGACTTTCCAGCACTGTCGTTTGGTGTATAAGTGCGATCGCCCGCAAGTTATATTGGGCTATACCTGCGAAGATTCAGCAGACGGCAGAATAATCTCAAGACCGTATCTTGGAGCAGCTGCTAAAATTTTTTCAATGTCTGCCGGACTTAGGCTAGGTAATTGCGTCCTCTCTGAGACTGGCACACCTACTTCCATAAAAAACTTCTCTAACCCTGCTGGTGTGACCCAACACAGCAATTTTGCTGGCTGTGAGCCGATATTTGTAAACCTATGAAGTTGACCTTTAGGAGAGTGAAGAAAGGTTCCAGGAATTGCTAATATAATCTGCTCATCAAGCTGAAATTCCAATTCTCCCTCTTGAATATAAAAGGCTTCATCTTCATGATTATGAATGTGGGGAGGTGGACCGTTTTGTGGTTGAACAGTAATTTCAATTAGAGCATAAGCTTGACCAGTTTCTTCACCTACCGCCTTAAAGGTACACAAATCCCCAAACACCCAGTATGAAGAACCTTGTCCTGG from Nostoc sp. UHCC 0926 includes these protein-coding regions:
- a CDS encoding RibD family protein — encoded protein: MGHLLKVKHRQSQAINALKIDEHLEDIWSALLECKEVMKNEPPQLNEYWAFFGNAKSPWSFQKLSEKKIPNIPESDFLIIIDFPNDFCQNFNFANQLFSQVQSAIVFKSGSPFKSDIVQDAQCFKGMWSSNGWQTFSLYIRLLVAQREAYLEKRPFLMAHLAQSLDGKIAAVNGNSQWLSNEANLKHAHRLRALHDAVMVGAVTATLDNPKLTVRLVPGKHPTPVIIEGQNDLRLDDLHMMALHERVIVLCPQEKQHRVLPQAAKEKILELPIASTKDSQERPVLAPSEILKVLYENGISTIFLEGGGQTVSYFLQADCIGLLHLHFSPLILGSGRSSFTLPVIDSIDKGLRFKMKHFDLDGEILVELLQDKQSRI
- a CDS encoding zinc-dependent alcohol dehydrogenase, whose product is MSTNSRAYAYWLVSPSLGEIRETSVTPSLKDPLFLDTLYSGISPGTERLVGLAKVPQECWETMRCWYMEGSFALPLKYGYSLVGQADEGSNQGKRFFVMHPHQSRVVVEISDALELPDWLPSKRATLIPNTETALNAVWDAEVSQGDRILIVGAGIIGILISFVLSKEYGIGADFLEQDKQRIQYLEQLPWLQNSRLTTDYKEGDYNIVFHTSASASGLQSAINALAFEGRCIELSWYGTQSVSLQLGGSFHYQRKQIIASQVSAIARPMRKLIDYRQRKERVLSLLADAAVDILLEPVISFRDLPQFMSQLYQRQVHPVSPLIEY
- a CDS encoding 6-pyruvoyl trahydropterin synthase family protein, with product MFSVAVKDHIMIAHSFQGEIFGPAQKLHGATYIVTAEFKLPQLDKDGLVIDIGQAIAILKEVLEPLNYQNLDTLEQFKGINTTTEYMGYYIHQQISKQVSSFFQGSLKITLEESHIAWGSYEAQV
- a CDS encoding glycosyltransferase family 4 protein; its protein translation is MKLRYEASTIHFIQPQLSHVSGGSIYNLEIVKRLEQEARGKGFFHALNSPVSELIERFNALPSSCAFVLDGLYLTIPEFKASVEKFSPYFQRIYLMLHYLESRNIYYSNQEKESLWTSDKLWLKAVNGIIVPSLQMRDYLSSQGIEKDKITVAFPGIEKVKVSRLSDPKKLSEQEPINLITVGTFSQGKGQLDLVQMLAQMQVKNFRLHLIGDYEQNASYTEEILAIIERSQMQDWIILHGYLPQQAMFDLFPQCALYLSPSTYESYSMATAEAVVHGLPVLAYATGAIVDWIEDGSNGILIEPGKQEQFFKALTRLLTVRNELTQLQTNALAHIANLSFNSWDKTYRDFLQAFNK
- a CDS encoding amylo-alpha-1,6-glucosidase, with translation MCIEFGREICGNLDTAESREWLVTNGIGGYASATVAGLLTRRYHGLLVAALKPPLSRTLLLAKLDETVLYDTRSYSLHTNRWADGTVSPHGYQHIERFSLENTIPVWRFAVADALLEKRVWMQQGANTTYVQYTLRRATQPLKLTLKAMVNYRDYHGDTQSNGWQMSVEQVEQGICVTAYSGAIPLYLLSDGGSASVAHNWYYGFDLAVERYRGLRDKEDHLHAATFEVTLNPGEAMSTTGCAYAFVASTEKQPDLHGEAALKLRRAQEQKLTGLWNSNQPLNTKESPSWINHLVLAADQFIVNRPVPEDSNGKTVIAGYHWFGDWGRDTMISLPGLTISTGRPEVARSILRTFARYVDQGMLPNRFPDAGEQPEYNTVDATLWYFEAVRAYYSATDDDNLLGELFPILADIINWHCRGTRYNIHLDPVDGLLYAGVAGVQLTWMDAKVDDWVVTPRIGKPIEVNALWYNALRTMAKFARQLGKPHQEYEAMADRAQYRFSRFWNDETGYCYDVLDSPDGDDSALRPNQIFAVSLPESLLTPAQQRSVVETCGRVLLTSHGLRSLAPDHPQYQGKYGGNQYQRDGAYHQGTVWGWLLGPFVLAHLRVYKNPEQARQFLEPMANHLTVHGLGSLSEIFDGDAPMTPRGCIAQAWTVAEVLRAWLATEI
- a CDS encoding quercetin 2,3-dioxygenase, producing MTVNLQGILQQPGQGSSYWVFGDLCTFKAVGEETGQAYALIEITVQPQNGPPPHIHNHEDEAFYIQEGELEFQLDEQIILAIPGTFLHSPKGQLHRFTNIGSQPAKLLCWVTPAGLEKFFMEVGVPVSERTQLPSLSPADIEKILAAAPRYGLEIILPSAESSQV